The proteins below come from a single Jaculus jaculus isolate mJacJac1 chromosome X, mJacJac1.mat.Y.cur, whole genome shotgun sequence genomic window:
- the Stard8 gene encoding stAR-related lipid transfer protein 8 isoform X1 yields the protein MPLLDVFWACFRKVKCFPLLPVKKNTEAEAKKACEWLRATGFSQYAQLFEEGVFPLDIGSVKKDHGFLDDDSLGALCRRLMTLNNCASMKLEVHFQCKQNEDSEEEEQCTINSHWAFEQESKCGSPMGSSGLLAPPSPSLLGTSSCESVLTELSATSLPAITVSLSPEPEELPSLGRVPSPSDWPLLSPTKGKEGSQDKVKKHHSRSFLKHLESLRRKEKGDSRQTEPQQSLATSEKVTKASSFRSCRGFLSAGLCRAKNWANTSARGRDGEIQKAWQAWPVATLRYPKQVHRRDCLVHVPGDHKPGTFPRSLSIESLCPEDGHHLADWQPGRRWGYEGRRGSCGSTGSHASTYDNLPELYPAEPVLAGAEAEDEEEGEESYTHLDDILQHVWGLQQRVELWSQTMYPDLGTRDKEEKEEEEVAATLSVEVATAEVEDQTEDLAQSGASAHGDSQIQDQAEVPPIVLAQAPAEAQPLVEAEALAQAQAHEQEANSAQEPTSASSLSVEGHSISDTVASSSELDSSGNSMNEAEAAGSLVGLQASVPRERRDSGVGASLTRPCRKLRWHSFQSSHRPSLNSESLEINRQFAGQINLLHKGSLLRLTSFMEKYTVSHKQGWVWSVPKFMKRNKTPDYRGQYVFGVPPLIHVQRTGQPLPQSIQQAMRYLRSQCLDQVGIFRKSGVKSRIQSLRQMNETSPDNVCYEGQSAYDVADLLKQYFRDLPEPIFTSKLTTTFLQIYQLLPKEQWLAAAQAATLLLPDENREVLQTLLYFLSDIASAEENQMTAGNLAVCLAPSIFHLNVSKKDSPSPRIKSKRSLVGRPGPRDLSENMAATQGLSHMISDCKKLFQVPQDMVVQLCGSYSAAELSPPGPALAELRQAQASGVSLSLYMEESVQELLRDAAERFKGWTSVPGPQHTELACRKAPDGHPLRMWKASTEVAAPPAVVLHRVLRERALWDEDLLRAQVLEALMPGVELYHYVTDSMAPHPCRDFVVLRMWRSDLPRGGCLLVSQSLDPEQPVPESGVRALMLTSQYLMEPCGLGRSRLTHICRADLRGRSPDWYNKVFGHLCAMEVAKIRDSFPTLQAAGPETKL from the exons GAGGCTAATGACCTTGAACAATTGTGCTTCGATGAAGTTGgaggttcattttcagtgcaAGCAG AATGAAGACTCAGAAGAGGAAGAGCAGTGTACCATCAATAGCCACTGGGCCTTTGAACAGGAAAGCAAGTGTGGGTCTCCCATGGGCTCATCTGGCCTGCTGGCCCCACCAAGTCCTAGCCTACTGGGGACTTCAAGCTGTGAAAGTGTCCTCACTGAACTTAGTGCCACCTCCCTGCCAGCCATCACTGTGAGCCTTTCACCAGAGCCAGAAGAACTGCCTTCTCTAGGTCGTGTACCTAGCCCAAGCGACTGGCCCCTCCTCAGCCCCACAAAGGGCAAGGAGGGTTCCCAGGACAAAGTCAAGAAGCACCATTCCCGTAGCTTCCTCAAGCACCTTGAATCTCTGAGGCGGAAGGAAAAGGGTGACAGCCGGCAAACAGAACCTCAGCAAAGCCTGGCCACCTCAGAGAAGGTTACCAAAGCCTCTTCGTTCCGTAGTTGTCGTGGCTTCCTCTCAGCTGGACTATGCAGAGCCAAGAACTGGGCCAACACCTCAGCCAGGGGCAGAGATGGTGAGATTCAGAAGGCCTGGCAGGCTTGGCCTGTAGCCACACTCCGGTATCCTAAGCAGGTACACCGGCGTGATTGcctggtgcatgtgcctggggaCCATAAGCCAGGCACATTCCCTCGCTCTCTATCCATTGAGAGCCTGTGTccagaagatggacatcacctgGCAGATTGGCAGCCAGGTAGGCGCTGGGGCTATGAAGGGCGCCGGGGCTCCTGTGGCTCCACGGGTAGCCATGCCAGCACTTATGACAACTTGCCTGAGTTGTACCCAGCTGAGCCTGTACTGGCTGGGGCTGAGGCTGAAGATGAAGAGGAGGGCGAGGAGAGCTATACCCATCTAGATGACATCCTGCAGCATGTGTGGGGGCTACAACAACGAGTAGAACTCTGGTCTCAGACCATGTATCCAGACCTAGGGACTAGAgataaagaagagaaggaggaagaagaagtggCGGCCACTTTATCAGTGGAAGTAGCCACTGCAGAAGTGGAAGACCAGACTGAAGATTTGGCCCAGTCAGGGGCTTCAGCCCATGGAGATTCTCAAATTCAGGACCAAGCTGAAGTCCCACCTATAGTTCTGGCTCAGGCTCCTGCTGAAGCTCAACCATTGgtagaggctgaggccctggcccaagCCCAGGCCCATGAGCAAGAGGCAAACTCAGCTCAGgagcccacctctgcctccagcctgTCTGTGGAAGGACACTCCATTTCGGACACTGTTGCCTCCTCCAGTGAACTTGACAGCAGTGGTAACTCCATGAATGAGGCTGAAGCTGCAGGGTCCCTGGTGGGACTCCAGGCATCAGTGCCCCGTGAACGGCGTGATTCAGGTGTTGGGGCCTCACTTACCAGACCTTGCAG GAAGCTCCGCTGGCACAGCTTCCAGAGCTCACATCGACCCAGTCTGAACTCGGAGTCACTGGAGATTAACCGACAGTTTGCAGGGCAGATCAACCTCCTGCACAAGGGCTCACTGTTGAGGCTCACCAGCTTCATGGAGAAGTACACTGTGTCCCACAAACAGGGATGGGTCTG gtcagtgcccaagttCATGAAAAGGAACAAAACTCCGGACTACCGTGGACAATATGTATTTGGAGTGCCACCCCTTATCCATGTACAGCGCACAGGCCAGCCTTTGCCCCAGAGTATCCAGCAAGCCATGCGCTACCTCCGTAGCCAGTGTCTGGACCAG GTGGGCATCTTCCGCAAATCTGGGGTCAAGTCCAGAATCCAGAGCCTGCGCCAAATGAATGAGACCTCCCCTGACAATGTCTGCTATGAAGGCCAGTCAGCATATGATGTAGCTGACCTGCTGAAGCAATATTTCCGGGACCTGCCTGAGCCCATCTTCACCAGCAAGCTCACCACCACTTTCCTGCAGATCTACCAGC TTCTCCCTAAGGAGCAGTGGTTGGCAGCAGCACAAGCTGCCACCTTGCTGCTCCCTGATGAGAACCGAGAAGTGCTACAGACCCTGCTCTACTTCCTAAGTGACATTGCTTCTGCTGAGGAAAACCAGATGACAGCCGGAAACCTGGCAGTATGCCTGGCACCCTCTATCTTCCACCTCAACGTCTCCAAGAAGGACAGCCCCTCACCCAG GATCAAGAGCAAACGCAGCCTTGTTGGTCGGCCAGGCCCTCGGGACCTGAGCGAGAACATGGCTGCCACCCAGGGCCTATCACACATGATCAGTGACTGCAAGAAACTTTTCCAG GTTCCCCAAGATATGGTGGTACAACTGTGTGGTTCATACAGTGCAGCTGAGCTCAGCCCTCCAGGCCCAGCCCTGGCTGAGTTGCGGCAGGCACAGGCTTCTGGCGTGAGTCTGAGCCTCTACATGGAGGAGAGTGTGCAGGAGCTGCTGCGGGATGCTGCTGAGCGCTTCAAGGGCTGGAccagtgtgccagggccccaaCACACAGAACTAGCTTGCAGGAAG GCACCGGATGGACATCCTCTACGGATGTGGAAGGCATCCACCGAAGTAGCAGCTCCCCCAGCTGTGGTGCTGCATCGTGTCCTGCGTGAGAGGGCTTTGTGGGATGAGGACTTGCTGCGGGCCCaggtgctggaagccctgatgccaGGAGTGGAGCTGTACCACTATGTGACTGACAGCATGGCACCCCATCCTTGCCGTGACTTTGTGGTGCTCAG GATGTGGCGCTCGGATCTGCCTCGTGGGGGGTGTCTGCTTGTTTCTCAGTCCTTGGATCCTGAGCAACCAGTGCCAGAGTCTGGGGTGCGAGCTCTCATGCTCACTTCCCAGTACCTCATGGAGCCCTGTGGCTTGGGCCGCTCTCGCCTTACTCACATCTGCCGTGCTGACCTCAG GGGCCGTTCTCCTGACTGGTACAACAAAGTCTTTGGGCACCTGTGTGCCATGGAAGTGGCAAAGATCCGGGACTCCTTCCCCACGTTACAAGCAGCTGGCCCTGAGACAAAGCTGTGA
- the Stard8 gene encoding stAR-related lipid transfer protein 8 isoform X2 yields the protein MTLNNCASMKLEVHFQCKQNEDSEEEEQCTINSHWAFEQESKCGSPMGSSGLLAPPSPSLLGTSSCESVLTELSATSLPAITVSLSPEPEELPSLGRVPSPSDWPLLSPTKGKEGSQDKVKKHHSRSFLKHLESLRRKEKGDSRQTEPQQSLATSEKVTKASSFRSCRGFLSAGLCRAKNWANTSARGRDGEIQKAWQAWPVATLRYPKQVHRRDCLVHVPGDHKPGTFPRSLSIESLCPEDGHHLADWQPGRRWGYEGRRGSCGSTGSHASTYDNLPELYPAEPVLAGAEAEDEEEGEESYTHLDDILQHVWGLQQRVELWSQTMYPDLGTRDKEEKEEEEVAATLSVEVATAEVEDQTEDLAQSGASAHGDSQIQDQAEVPPIVLAQAPAEAQPLVEAEALAQAQAHEQEANSAQEPTSASSLSVEGHSISDTVASSSELDSSGNSMNEAEAAGSLVGLQASVPRERRDSGVGASLTRPCRKLRWHSFQSSHRPSLNSESLEINRQFAGQINLLHKGSLLRLTSFMEKYTVSHKQGWVWSVPKFMKRNKTPDYRGQYVFGVPPLIHVQRTGQPLPQSIQQAMRYLRSQCLDQVGIFRKSGVKSRIQSLRQMNETSPDNVCYEGQSAYDVADLLKQYFRDLPEPIFTSKLTTTFLQIYQLLPKEQWLAAAQAATLLLPDENREVLQTLLYFLSDIASAEENQMTAGNLAVCLAPSIFHLNVSKKDSPSPRIKSKRSLVGRPGPRDLSENMAATQGLSHMISDCKKLFQVPQDMVVQLCGSYSAAELSPPGPALAELRQAQASGVSLSLYMEESVQELLRDAAERFKGWTSVPGPQHTELACRKAPDGHPLRMWKASTEVAAPPAVVLHRVLRERALWDEDLLRAQVLEALMPGVELYHYVTDSMAPHPCRDFVVLRMWRSDLPRGGCLLVSQSLDPEQPVPESGVRALMLTSQYLMEPCGLGRSRLTHICRADLRGRSPDWYNKVFGHLCAMEVAKIRDSFPTLQAAGPETKL from the exons ATGACCTTGAACAATTGTGCTTCGATGAAGTTGgaggttcattttcagtgcaAGCAG AATGAAGACTCAGAAGAGGAAGAGCAGTGTACCATCAATAGCCACTGGGCCTTTGAACAGGAAAGCAAGTGTGGGTCTCCCATGGGCTCATCTGGCCTGCTGGCCCCACCAAGTCCTAGCCTACTGGGGACTTCAAGCTGTGAAAGTGTCCTCACTGAACTTAGTGCCACCTCCCTGCCAGCCATCACTGTGAGCCTTTCACCAGAGCCAGAAGAACTGCCTTCTCTAGGTCGTGTACCTAGCCCAAGCGACTGGCCCCTCCTCAGCCCCACAAAGGGCAAGGAGGGTTCCCAGGACAAAGTCAAGAAGCACCATTCCCGTAGCTTCCTCAAGCACCTTGAATCTCTGAGGCGGAAGGAAAAGGGTGACAGCCGGCAAACAGAACCTCAGCAAAGCCTGGCCACCTCAGAGAAGGTTACCAAAGCCTCTTCGTTCCGTAGTTGTCGTGGCTTCCTCTCAGCTGGACTATGCAGAGCCAAGAACTGGGCCAACACCTCAGCCAGGGGCAGAGATGGTGAGATTCAGAAGGCCTGGCAGGCTTGGCCTGTAGCCACACTCCGGTATCCTAAGCAGGTACACCGGCGTGATTGcctggtgcatgtgcctggggaCCATAAGCCAGGCACATTCCCTCGCTCTCTATCCATTGAGAGCCTGTGTccagaagatggacatcacctgGCAGATTGGCAGCCAGGTAGGCGCTGGGGCTATGAAGGGCGCCGGGGCTCCTGTGGCTCCACGGGTAGCCATGCCAGCACTTATGACAACTTGCCTGAGTTGTACCCAGCTGAGCCTGTACTGGCTGGGGCTGAGGCTGAAGATGAAGAGGAGGGCGAGGAGAGCTATACCCATCTAGATGACATCCTGCAGCATGTGTGGGGGCTACAACAACGAGTAGAACTCTGGTCTCAGACCATGTATCCAGACCTAGGGACTAGAgataaagaagagaaggaggaagaagaagtggCGGCCACTTTATCAGTGGAAGTAGCCACTGCAGAAGTGGAAGACCAGACTGAAGATTTGGCCCAGTCAGGGGCTTCAGCCCATGGAGATTCTCAAATTCAGGACCAAGCTGAAGTCCCACCTATAGTTCTGGCTCAGGCTCCTGCTGAAGCTCAACCATTGgtagaggctgaggccctggcccaagCCCAGGCCCATGAGCAAGAGGCAAACTCAGCTCAGgagcccacctctgcctccagcctgTCTGTGGAAGGACACTCCATTTCGGACACTGTTGCCTCCTCCAGTGAACTTGACAGCAGTGGTAACTCCATGAATGAGGCTGAAGCTGCAGGGTCCCTGGTGGGACTCCAGGCATCAGTGCCCCGTGAACGGCGTGATTCAGGTGTTGGGGCCTCACTTACCAGACCTTGCAG GAAGCTCCGCTGGCACAGCTTCCAGAGCTCACATCGACCCAGTCTGAACTCGGAGTCACTGGAGATTAACCGACAGTTTGCAGGGCAGATCAACCTCCTGCACAAGGGCTCACTGTTGAGGCTCACCAGCTTCATGGAGAAGTACACTGTGTCCCACAAACAGGGATGGGTCTG gtcagtgcccaagttCATGAAAAGGAACAAAACTCCGGACTACCGTGGACAATATGTATTTGGAGTGCCACCCCTTATCCATGTACAGCGCACAGGCCAGCCTTTGCCCCAGAGTATCCAGCAAGCCATGCGCTACCTCCGTAGCCAGTGTCTGGACCAG GTGGGCATCTTCCGCAAATCTGGGGTCAAGTCCAGAATCCAGAGCCTGCGCCAAATGAATGAGACCTCCCCTGACAATGTCTGCTATGAAGGCCAGTCAGCATATGATGTAGCTGACCTGCTGAAGCAATATTTCCGGGACCTGCCTGAGCCCATCTTCACCAGCAAGCTCACCACCACTTTCCTGCAGATCTACCAGC TTCTCCCTAAGGAGCAGTGGTTGGCAGCAGCACAAGCTGCCACCTTGCTGCTCCCTGATGAGAACCGAGAAGTGCTACAGACCCTGCTCTACTTCCTAAGTGACATTGCTTCTGCTGAGGAAAACCAGATGACAGCCGGAAACCTGGCAGTATGCCTGGCACCCTCTATCTTCCACCTCAACGTCTCCAAGAAGGACAGCCCCTCACCCAG GATCAAGAGCAAACGCAGCCTTGTTGGTCGGCCAGGCCCTCGGGACCTGAGCGAGAACATGGCTGCCACCCAGGGCCTATCACACATGATCAGTGACTGCAAGAAACTTTTCCAG GTTCCCCAAGATATGGTGGTACAACTGTGTGGTTCATACAGTGCAGCTGAGCTCAGCCCTCCAGGCCCAGCCCTGGCTGAGTTGCGGCAGGCACAGGCTTCTGGCGTGAGTCTGAGCCTCTACATGGAGGAGAGTGTGCAGGAGCTGCTGCGGGATGCTGCTGAGCGCTTCAAGGGCTGGAccagtgtgccagggccccaaCACACAGAACTAGCTTGCAGGAAG GCACCGGATGGACATCCTCTACGGATGTGGAAGGCATCCACCGAAGTAGCAGCTCCCCCAGCTGTGGTGCTGCATCGTGTCCTGCGTGAGAGGGCTTTGTGGGATGAGGACTTGCTGCGGGCCCaggtgctggaagccctgatgccaGGAGTGGAGCTGTACCACTATGTGACTGACAGCATGGCACCCCATCCTTGCCGTGACTTTGTGGTGCTCAG GATGTGGCGCTCGGATCTGCCTCGTGGGGGGTGTCTGCTTGTTTCTCAGTCCTTGGATCCTGAGCAACCAGTGCCAGAGTCTGGGGTGCGAGCTCTCATGCTCACTTCCCAGTACCTCATGGAGCCCTGTGGCTTGGGCCGCTCTCGCCTTACTCACATCTGCCGTGCTGACCTCAG GGGCCGTTCTCCTGACTGGTACAACAAAGTCTTTGGGCACCTGTGTGCCATGGAAGTGGCAAAGATCCGGGACTCCTTCCCCACGTTACAAGCAGCTGGCCCTGAGACAAAGCTGTGA